Proteins found in one Campylobacter lari genomic segment:
- the lepA gene encoding translation elongation factor 4 gives MKNIRNFSIIAHIDHGKSTLADRIISECGAISDRQMSAQVMDTMDIEKERGITIKAQSVRLNYKFNNEEYVLNLIDTPGHVDFSYEVSRSLASCEGALLVVDASQGVEAQTIANVYIALENDLEIIPVINKIDLPSADIEKVKHEIEHIIGIDCSNAICVSAKTGVGIKELIETIITKIPAPKTDDEAPTKALIYDSWFDNYLGALALVRIYEGNIAKNDEVLVMSTDKKHLVQDLFYPHPLSPIKTKKLESGEVGVIVLGLKNVADVQVGDTITLTKNKAKEAIGGFEKAKAFVFAGLYPIETDKFEDLRDALDKLKLNDSSITYEPETSLALGFGFRVGFLGLLHMEVIKERLEREFNLDLIATAPTVTYEIYQTDGNVLKIQNPSELPPVNKIDHIKEPYVKATIITPSEYLGNLITLLNRKRGMQVKMDYITPERVLLEYDIPLNEIVMDFYDKLKSLTKGYASFDYEPIEFRVGDLVKLDIKVAGENVDALSIIVPNEKALSKGRELVKAMKEIVPRQLFEVAIQASIGNKIIARENVKSMGKNVTAKCYGGDITRKRKLLEKQKEGKKRMKAIGKVHLPQEAFLSVLKID, from the coding sequence ATGAAAAATATTAGAAATTTCTCTATCATAGCTCATATTGACCACGGAAAAAGCACGCTAGCTGATAGAATTATTAGTGAATGTGGTGCAATTAGTGACAGACAAATGAGCGCCCAAGTAATGGATACTATGGATATAGAAAAAGAACGTGGCATAACCATAAAAGCTCAATCTGTGCGTTTAAATTACAAATTCAATAATGAAGAATATGTATTAAATTTGATAGACACTCCAGGTCATGTTGATTTTTCTTATGAAGTAAGTCGCTCTTTAGCAAGTTGCGAAGGAGCTTTGCTTGTTGTTGATGCTTCACAAGGAGTAGAAGCTCAAACTATAGCCAATGTTTACATAGCTTTAGAAAATGATCTTGAAATCATACCAGTGATCAATAAAATTGATCTTCCTTCGGCTGATATAGAAAAAGTTAAACACGAAATAGAACATATTATAGGAATTGATTGCTCTAATGCAATTTGCGTTAGCGCAAAAACGGGTGTGGGTATAAAAGAACTCATAGAAACTATCATCACAAAAATTCCTGCGCCAAAAACTGATGATGAAGCGCCCACCAAAGCTTTAATTTATGATTCTTGGTTTGATAATTATCTTGGAGCTTTGGCTTTAGTTAGAATTTATGAGGGAAATATTGCTAAAAATGATGAAGTTTTAGTTATGAGTACAGATAAAAAACATCTCGTACAAGATCTTTTTTATCCTCATCCATTAAGCCCTATAAAAACTAAAAAATTAGAATCAGGTGAAGTAGGCGTTATCGTGCTTGGACTTAAAAATGTTGCTGATGTTCAAGTGGGCGATACTATAACACTAACTAAAAATAAAGCAAAAGAAGCTATCGGTGGTTTTGAAAAGGCCAAAGCTTTTGTTTTTGCAGGATTATACCCTATAGAAACAGACAAGTTTGAAGATTTAAGAGATGCTTTAGATAAATTAAAACTTAATGATAGTTCTATTACCTATGAGCCTGAAACATCCCTTGCTTTAGGATTTGGTTTTAGAGTTGGATTTTTAGGGCTTTTACACATGGAGGTTATTAAAGAAAGACTTGAGCGTGAGTTTAACCTTGATTTAATTGCTACTGCCCCAACTGTTACTTATGAAATTTATCAAACCGATGGAAATGTTTTAAAAATTCAAAATCCAAGTGAACTGCCTCCGGTAAATAAAATCGATCATATAAAAGAGCCTTATGTAAAGGCAACCATCATAACCCCAAGTGAATATTTAGGAAATTTAATCACTCTTTTAAATCGCAAACGTGGTATGCAAGTTAAGATGGATTATATCACTCCTGAGCGTGTTTTGCTTGAGTATGATATACCTTTAAACGAAATCGTGATGGACTTTTACGATAAACTCAAATCACTCACTAAAGGCTATGCTAGTTTTGATTATGAGCCTATTGAATTTAGAGTGGGCGATCTTGTAAAACTTGACATAAAAGTAGCTGGTGAAAATGTCGATGCGCTAAGCATTATAGTGCCAAATGAAAAAGCACTAAGTAAAGGCAGAGAATTGGTAAAAGCGATGAAAGAAATTGTCCCAAGACAGCTTTTTGAAGTTGCTATTCAAGCAAGCATAGGCAATAAAATTATTGCAAGAGAAAATGTAAAATCTATGGGTAAAAATGTAACCGCAAAATGCTATGGCGGGGATATCACTAGAAAAAGAAAACTTCTTGAAAAGCAAAAAGAAGGTAAAAAAAGAATGAAAGCTATCGGTAAAGTACATTTACCTCAAGAAGCATTTTTAAGTGTTTTAAAAATAGACTAA